The segment CTTCCGCAGGCGGGCCAGAAGTACCATAGAAGAGGAAATTCATGAAGTCTCTGGACAGCTTTAATAGGTTATCACCATACATTGCCAACATGGTTTCGGATTGGGCATCTGCTCCCAGAATCGTCCAGACATGGAGTAAAAAATCTACACTATAATCAGGGTGTATCTCCCCACTGGATTGGCCATCAATAAAGAATTGCCTCATTGCTTGCATACCCATGTCTGTCCAGCTATTCATGAGTGCAACGATGTCAGCATCAGCACCCATGAGACTACGCATAAAGGTAGGTGTAAAATGACTGACCGCAGATTCCTTCATGGCTACCATAGCTTGCATTTTTTCCTGGAGATTCGCATCAGCAGTTCTGATTCTTTCAAACGTCTCCATACTAAGCTTATAACGCTCGCCCATATAATCTTCCAGCACTGCGAATTTATTGGAGAAGTATTTATAGAAAGTGACCTTTGAAACATTGGCTTCTCGGCAGATCTCCTCAACGGTGACACGATTATAGCCGAACTGCATGAAGAGCTGTTCAGCAGTGCGGAGGATATCACCTTCTT is part of the Candidatus Neomarinimicrobiota bacterium genome and harbors:
- a CDS encoding TetR/AcrR family transcriptional regulator, which gives rise to MPHRILPNLKPPDFQDRPQKEGDILRTAEQLFMQFGYNRVTVEEICREANVSKVTFYKYFSNKFAVLEDYMGERYKLSMETFERIRTADANLQEKMQAMVAMKESAVSHFTPTFMRSLMGADADIVALMNSWTDMGMQAMRQFFIDGQSSGEIHPDYSVDFLLHVWTILGADAQSETMLAMYGDNLLKLSRDFMNFLFYGTSGPPAEDATQ